TATCGAGATCATGGTGGTCATCGTGATTTTGGGCATCCTGGCCGGTCTGGTGATTCCCCGGATCATGGACCAGCCGGACAAGGCCAAGGTGGTCAAGGCCAAGATGCAGATCGAGAGTCTGTCCACGGCGCTCAAGCAATACAAGATCGACAACGGCGTCTACCCGACCACGGAACAGGGCCTGGAGGCTCTGGTGCAAAAGCCCACCATCGGCAAGATCCCCAAGAATTTCCCCGCAGGCGGCTACATCCAAAAGACCCCTTCCGATCCCTGGGACAACGCCTACATCTACACCAGCCCCGGCGACCACGGCGATTTCGACATCGTCTCGCGCGGCGCCGATGGCGAGGAAGGCGGTGAAAAGGCCGATGCCGACATCAAGAGCTGGGAGCTTGAATAACCCCCCGGCCCCGGGCTTCACCCTGGCCGAAACCCTGGTGGTGCTTTTGATCATGAGCGCCATGGCCGCCATGGTCCTGCCGGGGATCGCGCCCCTTCTGGGCGGCGAGGACTTTCGAACCGCCGCCGGGCGGTTGTCCGAGGCCTTTGCCCGGGCCAGACTCGATGCGGTCATCGACGGCACGCGCCGCCGGGTGGTGCTCGATCTGGACGAAGGACGCTTCTGGGTGGATCATGTGCCCCGGACAGCGTCCGGGGTCGATGTCCCGGATACCACTGCGGACGCCCAGGATGCCTCCCGGCGCGACCCCTCCCTGCCCGATCCCGTGAAGCGCGCCCTGCCTGACGATCTCCGCCTGATCGAGGTGTCGGTATTCGGCGGCGATCCGGTGACCACCGGCCGGGTGTCCGTGCGGGTGCTGCCCCTGGGGCTTTCCGAACCGTGTTCCCTGGTCCTGGCGGATAAAAGCGAGACCGAACGGCGGCTGGACGTCCCGGCCACGGGGGCGCCCTCCTGGCGGGACGCCACGGGCGATGCGACGGTTGAGCGGGCCGCGCCATGACGTCGGCCCGCGTCCTGGCCCATGTGCGTCCTGGCCTGCCGGACAGCCCGGCCCGAACCGGTTTCACCCTGCTGGAGACCATGGTGGCCGTGGTGGTCCTGGCCACGGCCATGGTGGCGGTGCTCTCCGTGTGCCTCAACATCCAAAACGCCCGCCTGCGGGCCGTGCGCGCCCAGGCCGCCGCCCTGACCCTTCGCGACCGGCTGGCCGACATGACGGCCTTCGGGGTCAACCGCCTGGAATCGCGTCAGGGCGTCCAGGAGACGGCGGGCGGCGACTGGCGCTGGAGCGTGGACGTGGCCGACTCGGCGCTTCCGGGCCTGAGTCTGGTCACGGTCACGGTGGCCCCGGACACCTCGGGCGAGGCCGACGAAAAGCCCGAGCCCCGGTTGCGCGTGACCAGCCTGTCGGGGCGGCGATGAGGCGGGAGGCGCAGACGGCCCCGGCCGGATTCACGCTTTTCGAGGTGCTCACCGCCCTGGCCATCCTGGCCGGGGCCTTCGTGGGCATTTTCGCCGTGTTCCGGGTGGCCTCGGACGTGGCCGTCAACACCAGGGAACAGGGCGCGGCCCGGGAGACGGCCCGGGTGGTCCGGGTGCTTCTGGCCAGGGATCTGGATTCGGTCTTCCACCCGGCCGTGGCCGACCGCGCCGGGCGCTCGGGATTCCGATTTCTCGTGCCCAGCCCCTCGGGCGGCGATTCCCGGACCAGCGACGGGGATCAGGTGGTCGTGGACATGATCACCCTGGCCCGGCTCGACTTCGACCGCGACGAGCCAACGGCGGGGCTGACCCGGGTGCGCTATCTGCTGCGGCCCTCGGATGACGGCGAAACGCGGTTTACGCTGGTCCGGGCCGAACTGGCGGACCCGCATCTTCTTCCTTCGACCCTGTCTGATCCGCCCTGGCGCGAGGTGACTTTGGCCCGGAACGTGGCGGCATTTTCCCTGGCCCCCCTGGATGAACGTCGGGCCGAACGCGACAGCTGGGACAGCCGGACGCGCGAAAGCCAGGGCAACGAGGCCCTGCCCCGTATGCTTGTGGCCACCTACCGGCCGGTGCGCGAGGCCACGGACACCTCGCCCACGGATGGCGACGGCCCGGCCGGTTCCTTCACGACCCGGCTGGCCCTGCCCATTGGCGGCGTCTCCCCCCAGGGGGTGCAATGAACCGGCCCGCTAGGCGCCCCGGGCAGGCCGGGGCGGCGCTTCTTCTGGTGCTCATCCTGGTGGCCGCCCTGTCCCTGGCCCTGGCCGGGGCCCTGCCCCTGGCCCGGCTGGAGATGGCCGGGGAGAGCACCGAGGCGGCGGCGGTCACGGCCCGGGCCCGGGTCGATTCCGGGCTGCTTCTGGCCGCGTCGCTTTTGTCCCGCGACGCGACGATCAACCAATTCGATCATCCGGGCGAGGCCTGGTCCGCCTTTTTCGCAAGCGACGCCGAAAGGGCCAGGATCATGGCCGAGGGGCAGGTCACGGACAGCGCGGTGGCCGGGCTTTTTGCCGATGGCGCGCTTTCGGGCACGGTGACGGACGAATCCGGGAAGATTCCGGTCAACGCCCTGATCATCGGCGGCTCGTCTCCCTATGTCCGGATTCTGCGCGATCTGTTGCTCGGCCCGACCTTCAAACTGACCGAGGTCGAGGCCAACCGGGTGGTGCTGGCCATCCTGGACTGGGTGGACGTCGACAGCCAGCCCGCAGACTCCGCAACCCTGGGCAGCGACTTCCGCTCAGGGTACAGCGGCGCCGAGGCCCCGTACTATACCGCCCTGGGCCGGGACCACCTGCCGCCCAACGCCACCATGCTGTCTTTGGGGGAACTGTTGCGGGTGCGCGGGGTGACCCCCGCGATCTACGACGGCACGGCCGGTCGTCCGGGGCTCAAGGATCTGCTCACGGTCCACGGCAAGGGGACGACGGGCATCAACGTGAACACCGCTCCCGAGCCGGTGCTGGCGGCCCTGGCCTGGAAAAACGGCGAATCCGCGGCCCTGGCCTTCGCCCGGGACGTGGTCGAGTTCCGGGCGCAGCCCGGCAACTTCGCCGCCCTGCAGAATCCTGAATGGGTGCGCACCACCCTTTCGGCCCATGCCAACCTGGTGTTGGCCGGAGTTTCGCTCACGTCCCGAGGGACGTATTATTGCGCCGATCTCACAGGCGTGTCGGGTTCCTCCAAGGCCCGGCTCCTGGCCTGGCTCAGGCGGGACGATGACGGCAAAATCGTGGTGGTCGCCCGCCGGGCGTGGTAGACGTTGCCCCGGGGGAACGCCCCCCGGCGGCGTCGGACGTGGCCTGACGGCAAGAAGGAAAGGCGGGAATGCGCATAGCGGGAATCGACGTGTCGGGAAGCGAGATTCGGCTCGTGGTCCTGACGCGCACCCTTTTTCGAACCCGGTTCGAGGGCATGGCCCGGGCCGTGGTTTCTCCCGAAGCCACCCCGGCCGCAAAGGGCCGCGCGGCGCGCGATCTGCTTTTGTCCCAAGGGTTTGGCGGCGCTGCGGCGATCCTTGGCATGGACTCGGAAGCGGCCATGGTGCGCCGGGTGGTTTTTCCCTTCAGTTCTCCGGGAAAAATTGCCAAGGTGCTGCGGCTGGAGCTTGAATCCGTCATGCCCGGCCCCCTCGCGGGGCAGGCATTGTCCTGCGTCAGGGCCGGAAGCGACGGCCCGCAGCCGTCCGGGATTTTCGGCCTGTCTGGCCGATCCGGACGGCACGCCTATCAGGCCGCCGCCATTCCCATGGGCGTGGTTGAGCGGCATCGGGAGGGATTTTCGGCCCTGGACCCGGAGGTGTTGGACCTGGATCTGACCGGTCTGTGTTGGGCGGCCCTGGCCACCCAACACGCCCTGGCCGCGCCGTCCCCGGCCGGACAGGGCCTTGCGGCGATCCTTGGCGGCCTCGTCGCCCGGCCGCCGGACGCGGCATCCCGGCACCCGGTTCTGGCCGTGGACGTGGAGCCCGGCCGGGCGCTTCTGGCCTTGTGCGCCACGGGGCAACCCCGGCGGGTGCGCCAGGCCTCCCTGGCCGGAATGGACCCGGGCGGCGAGGCGTGGTTTGCGGAGTTGTGTCGGCAGATCGTCTTGACCCTGGCGGCCGAGACGGGGTTTGGCCCGGCCGATATCCTGCTTTTCGGGACGCTGGCCGATGCCGGACTGGCCGAACGGCTGGCGGCGCGGCTGGAGGAGCGGCCTGGGTTTGGCCTGTGCCGCGAGGTGCGCTGCCCGGCGGACCTGGGAAGCCTTCTTTTTCCCGGCCAGGACAAGGCCCGGGAACTCACTGTGGACATGGCCGTGGCCTGCGGCCTGGCGCTTCGCGGCGTCGGGGCGGGGGGGCTCAATTTTCTGGACGACGACCCGTCCGGGAGCTCCCTGGTGCGCGAGGCCCTGGGGCTTTCGGGGCAACCCGGGCATCTTCGGCGGGCCGTGCTCCTCGGGGCCGGGCTGGGGATGGCGATACTGGCCTACGGGGCGGACGCCTCAGTCGACATCCAACTCAAAAAGGCCTGGCTGGCCCGTCTGGAGGGGGAGTTGGCCACCCTCGTGGCCCAGGCCGCCCCGGGCACGCGCAAGGGCATGGAGCCCGGCCAGTATGTCAGCGTGCTGCGGGACCGGCTCCGGGAGATGGAGGCGGCTTGGCCCGCCAGGCTGCGTTCCGGGGTGGGCGGCGGACTGACCCAGCTTTTGCGCACGGTCTCCCGGGCCATTCCCGAGGGATCGCCGGTGGTGGTGGGGGAATTCACCGTGGACGGGCGGCGGGTGCGCATGACGGCCACGGCCGACGCCTATGAGACCGTGGAGTCGGTACGCGCCAAGCTTTTGGAATCGGGCGGTTTTTCCGCTGTCGAGATCAAGGGGGCGACCTCCAAGGCGGGGGGCGGCGGGGTGGAGTTTGAACTGGAGATGACCGCCAGCGGCGCAAAGGACGGCCTGTGAGCGAATCCGTGCGCCGAATGGCCCTTTTTGCCGTGGCCGGCCTTCTGGCCCTTTTGGCCCTGGACAGTTGGGTGCTGTCCCCTGTGGCCGAGACCCGGCACAAACTCGCCACGCGCATCGAGCGGGCCGAAAAGGCCCTGGCCGAGGCCGGGGCCCTGGAAAAGCGCCGCCAGGAGGTGGCCGCCCGGTTAAGCGAGGTCGCCGGGGCCAGCGGGGACGTGAACCTGTTCGCCCTGCTCCAGACCATGGCCAGGGAGGCCGGGGTGTCCGGGCAAATCGAATACATGCGGCCGTCCAGCCGGGAGGCGGGGTCGGGGATGCGCGAGGAGATCGTGGACATGCGGCTGCGGCGCGTGGCCCTGGGGGACATGGCCGCTTTTCTGGGCCGCATCGAGGCGGCCCCGGAGGCCCTGTCCGTGCGCAAGCTGTCGTTTCGGGCCGATCCCGCCGAGGGCCTTAATGCCGATGTGTCCATTTCCGTGCCCGTGGGCCGGGAACAGGCCGCAACCGACAAGCCGTCGTCCCCTGGTCCGGGGCCGAACCGGGACACGCCCCGGGAGGCCGCCCCATGAGCGTGTCCGCCTTGGTGGCGCGGGTGCGGCGTCTGGCCGGGAGAAGCGCCCCGGAAGGCGACTCCGTGGACCGCGCCGCGTCCATCCCGACCCCTGCGCCGACCCCTGCGCCGCCCTCCGGCCAGCCTGGCGCGCCGCGTCCGTCCCTGGCCGTCCGGGTGGCGTTCGCCGCCATCCTGGCGGTTTTCACCCTGTCCCTGTCCCTTTTTATGCTGGCCGCCAGGTTTCCGGACGAGCGGCTGCGCCTGTGGGCGGAACGCACCCTGTCGCCGGGACACGGCCTGAACCTCTCCGTGCGCGAGGCCCGGGCCACGCTGTTTCCTCCGGGGGCCGTTTTGAGCGGGCTGCGGCTTCGCCTGGAGGGCGCAGCGGACCCCCTGGCGGACATGCCCGAGGCGCGCCTGGGGCTGTCCCTTTGGGCGGTCTGCCTGGGCCGCCTGGAGGTGTCGGCCGAGGGCCGGACGCTGGGCGGCGAGCTGACCGTCGAAGCGGCCTCGGACGACATCTTCGGGGGCGGCTGGCGCGAGGTGGTCATAACGGCCAGCGGCCTTGATTTTGGCCGGTCGCCGGGGTTGCCCTGGCTCGTGAACCGTCATGCAGGCGGGCGGCTTTCGGGGGAGTTGCGCCTTGTGCCGGGAAAAACCGTGTCCGGGAAGGCCGGGGTCTTGCTGGAGGACGCCTTCCTTGAGGTCGAGGGGGAGATGCTGCGGGCCGTGCGCGTCGAACTGGGGCGGATGGCCATACGGGCCGAATACAAAGACGGCGGGCTGGATGTTTCGGAATGCTCCGTGGCCTCGGACATGCTGCGGGGCGGCCTGACGGGGCGGATCGATTCGCCCGGGCCGGGCGGGGACATTCGGGCCAGCCGACTGGCGCTTGCGGGAACCCTGACCGACGAGGTCCAGGCCGAGGTCACTTCCCCCCGGCCTGCCGGGCTGCGGCTAACGGGGACCGTTTCCGCGCCGGTTCTGACCTGGGAGGCCGGGGCGGATTCGGGCAAGGCAGGGCAGAGCCCTCCCACGCCGCCTGCCCCGCCCGGCAAGCCGTAACCGTCAGGGACAGGTTCCCTGGCGGCGGCATTCCTCGATGGATTGGCATGAGCCCAGTTCGCAGGCCCGGACCAGATCGTCGCATCCGGCCGCGTCTTCCAGGCGCAGGCGCATAAGCCCCAGGTTCTTCCATCCCTTGACGAATTTCGGATCGACGGCCACCGCCCGGCGGTAGTCGTCCACGGCCTCCTTGTTGCGTCCCAGGCGGCCCAGGGCGATGGCCCTGTTGAAATAGATCTCCTTGTCTTCGGCCACGGCCAGGGCCCGGGAAAAATCCGCCACGGCCTCGGCGTCCTCGCCCCGCATGAGCCGGATGTAGCCCCGGTTGTTCAGGGAATTGGCGTCGTTTGGACGCATGGTCACCAGATAATCGTAGATGGGCAGGGCCTTTTCGTATTCCAAGCGGGCCTGGAGCACGGCGGCCTTGTTGAACAGCGGTTCGAAGGGGGCGTCGCCCATGAGGGAGGCGGCCCGGTCGAAATGCGTCAGGGCGTTGTCGGTTTCGTCCAGGGAAAAATAGACCAGCCCCAGATTGTTTTCGGCCTGGGCGAAATCGGGCTTGAGCGCCAGGGTGATCTCGAAGTCGGCCGCGGCCTCGCGGTATTTTTCCAGCCGGGCCTTGGCCAGTCCCCGGTTGTAATACCCGGCCGTATGGGTCTTGTCCTGGGACAAGAGAACGTTGAGGGTCTTGATGGAGTCCGCGTAGCGGCCCAGCTTGTACAGAACCACGGCCCGGCCCAGAAGGGCCTTGGCGGATTTCGGGTCTTTGGCCAGGGCCCGGTCGTAGAGGGGCAGTGCCTCCGGATAGCGTTTTTCGGCATAGAGCTGCCCGGCGATGGCCATGTCGTTTGCAGCTCCCGGGTCCGTCTTGGACGCGCCGTGGGCGCCGCACCCAGATAAAAGGGCCGCGACGATCCATACCGTCGCCGCAAAAACGGCGAAGGCGGGCAGGGCGCGGGGACGGGCAATGGGCATGAGGGCTCCCGGTAAAAGTCGGTTCATGCGGCCTGTGATCCGATGAATTGGGAAATCTAAAGCATTGCGGCCCGGCGGGCAACCATGGCGGTCGGCCCGGGGGCGGTCGGCCCGGGGGCGGCGGCCCATCGGCCCCGGCGACGAGAGGGTCAGGGCGGCGGGGGCGTTGCCCGGCCGAGCCGGAAGATGCCGTAGGTGGCCAGAAGGTTGGGAAAAAGGGTGGCCACCCGGCCGGTTTCCTGGTGGTGCGGGGTGCGTATGGCCGTCTCGTGCAGGATGGCGAACCCCGAGGCCTTGCAAAAGCGCCGGAAGTCCTTGAGGGCGATGACCCGGATGTTGGGGGTGTCGTACCACTGGTAGGGAAGCTCCCGGGAGACCGGGGCTTTGCCCTTGAAAAAAAGCTGGGCGCGCACGCCATAGTGGGCGAAGTTGGGGAAGCTGACGATGCCGCGTTTTCCCACCCGCAGCATCTCCCGGATGAGCCGGGCCGGATCGTAGACCTGTTGCAGGGTCTGGCTCAGGATCACGTCGTCGAAGGCCTGGTCCGGATAATCGCGCACCTCTTCGTTGATGTCGCCATGCACCATGGACAGCCCGCGGGTGAGTCCCTCGGCCACCTTGGCCTCGTCGATCTCGATGCCCGAGCCGCGGATGCCCTTTTCCCGGATGAGGTGGGAGAGCAGATCCCCCGCGCCGCAGCCCAGGTCCAGCACCTTGGCGCCAGGCTCGATCCAGGAGGCGATGATTTGCAGGTCGTAGCGCATCCGGTCAGCCCCCTGCCTTCGCTTCGCCCGTATCGGGCGTATCGGGCGTCTCGGCTCGGGCGGTCTGCCGCATGCGGTCCAGAAAACGCTCGATGATGGCCGAAAGGCGCGGATTGCGCAGCAAGAAGGCGTCGTGGCCCCAGTCGGCTTTTATCTCCACGAAGCTCACGTCCAGGCCGTTTTTCTTCATGGCCTGGACCATGGCCTTGGACTGGTAGGTCGGATAGAGCCAGTC
Above is a genomic segment from Desulfolutivibrio sulfodismutans DSM 3696 containing:
- a CDS encoding tetratricopeptide repeat protein, with the protein product MPIARPRALPAFAVFAATVWIVAALLSGCGAHGASKTDPGAANDMAIAGQLYAEKRYPEALPLYDRALAKDPKSAKALLGRAVVLYKLGRYADSIKTLNVLLSQDKTHTAGYYNRGLAKARLEKYREAAADFEITLALKPDFAQAENNLGLVYFSLDETDNALTHFDRAASLMGDAPFEPLFNKAAVLQARLEYEKALPIYDYLVTMRPNDANSLNNRGYIRLMRGEDAEAVADFSRALAVAEDKEIYFNRAIALGRLGRNKEAVDDYRRAVAVDPKFVKGWKNLGLMRLRLEDAAGCDDLVRACELGSCQSIEECRRQGTCP
- the gspI gene encoding type II secretion system minor pseudopilin GspI; the protein is MTSARVLAHVRPGLPDSPARTGFTLLETMVAVVVLATAMVAVLSVCLNIQNARLRAVRAQAAALTLRDRLADMTAFGVNRLESRQGVQETAGGDWRWSVDVADSALPGLSLVTVTVAPDTSGEADEKPEPRLRVTSLSGRR
- the metW gene encoding methionine biosynthesis protein MetW, producing the protein MRYDLQIIASWIEPGAKVLDLGCGAGDLLSHLIREKGIRGSGIEIDEAKVAEGLTRGLSMVHGDINEEVRDYPDQAFDDVILSQTLQQVYDPARLIREMLRVGKRGIVSFPNFAHYGVRAQLFFKGKAPVSRELPYQWYDTPNIRVIALKDFRRFCKASGFAILHETAIRTPHHQETGRVATLFPNLLATYGIFRLGRATPPPP
- a CDS encoding PulJ/GspJ family protein — translated: MRREAQTAPAGFTLFEVLTALAILAGAFVGIFAVFRVASDVAVNTREQGAARETARVVRVLLARDLDSVFHPAVADRAGRSGFRFLVPSPSGGDSRTSDGDQVVVDMITLARLDFDRDEPTAGLTRVRYLLRPSDDGETRFTLVRAELADPHLLPSTLSDPPWREVTLARNVAAFSLAPLDERRAERDSWDSRTRESQGNEALPRMLVATYRPVREATDTSPTDGDGPAGSFTTRLALPIGGVSPQGVQ
- the gspG gene encoding type II secretion system major pseudopilin GspG produces the protein MRHILPHSRLAALGQAGMTLIEIMVVIVILGILAGLVIPRIMDQPDKAKVVKAKMQIESLSTALKQYKIDNGVYPTTEQGLEALVQKPTIGKIPKNFPAGGYIQKTPSDPWDNAYIYTSPGDHGDFDIVSRGADGEEGGEKADADIKSWELE
- a CDS encoding PilN domain-containing protein, encoding MRIAGIDVSGSEIRLVVLTRTLFRTRFEGMARAVVSPEATPAAKGRAARDLLLSQGFGGAAAILGMDSEAAMVRRVVFPFSSPGKIAKVLRLELESVMPGPLAGQALSCVRAGSDGPQPSGIFGLSGRSGRHAYQAAAIPMGVVERHREGFSALDPEVLDLDLTGLCWAALATQHALAAPSPAGQGLAAILGGLVARPPDAASRHPVLAVDVEPGRALLALCATGQPRRVRQASLAGMDPGGEAWFAELCRQIVLTLAAETGFGPADILLFGTLADAGLAERLAARLEERPGFGLCREVRCPADLGSLLFPGQDKARELTVDMAVACGLALRGVGAGGLNFLDDDPSGSSLVREALGLSGQPGHLRRAVLLGAGLGMAILAYGADASVDIQLKKAWLARLEGELATLVAQAAPGTRKGMEPGQYVSVLRDRLREMEAAWPARLRSGVGGGLTQLLRTVSRAIPEGSPVVVGEFTVDGRRVRMTATADAYETVESVRAKLLESGGFSAVEIKGATSKAGGGGVEFELEMTASGAKDGL
- a CDS encoding pilus assembly FimT family protein, giving the protein MNNPPAPGFTLAETLVVLLIMSAMAAMVLPGIAPLLGGEDFRTAAGRLSEAFARARLDAVIDGTRRRVVLDLDEGRFWVDHVPRTASGVDVPDTTADAQDASRRDPSLPDPVKRALPDDLRLIEVSVFGGDPVTTGRVSVRVLPLGLSEPCSLVLADKSETERRLDVPATGAPSWRDATGDATVERAAP
- a CDS encoding type II secretion system minor pseudopilin, yielding MNRPARRPGQAGAALLLVLILVAALSLALAGALPLARLEMAGESTEAAAVTARARVDSGLLLAASLLSRDATINQFDHPGEAWSAFFASDAERARIMAEGQVTDSAVAGLFADGALSGTVTDESGKIPVNALIIGGSSPYVRILRDLLLGPTFKLTEVEANRVVLAILDWVDVDSQPADSATLGSDFRSGYSGAEAPYYTALGRDHLPPNATMLSLGELLRVRGVTPAIYDGTAGRPGLKDLLTVHGKGTTGINVNTAPEPVLAALAWKNGESAALAFARDVVEFRAQPGNFAALQNPEWVRTTLSAHANLVLAGVSLTSRGTYYCADLTGVSGSSKARLLAWLRRDDDGKIVVVARRAW